In Nocardioides bizhenqiangii, the DNA window GCGACCAGGCGGGCCGCACCCGGTTGGTCTCCTTCGAACAGGGCTGGGCGGTCTTCAACGACGAGCGCCCGGGCGAGCTGGTCGCCGTCTGCCTCGGTCGTCCGCGCGCCGGCGGCCGCTAGCCGCTCCGTCGTCCCTAGGACGCGCCCTTCGCGCCGACTGCGCCGGCCAGCCGGTCGACCGGCACCGTCGGGTCGAGCACCAGGTCCATCTCCCGTGCCTGGCCGTCGATCTGGTACCAGATCCAGCGGCTCAGCATCTCGGTCAGCGCCCGTGGGCTGACGGTGCGCTCGGGGCGTCGTACCCACTGGTTCACGCTGCCGCGGACCTGACCGAGCAGGCCGACCACGAGCAGGTCCAGCGTGGTGAGCTGATCGTCGTCCAGCTCGTGACCGAGGATCGTCGCGCCGGCCTGGAAGAGCGTCGATACGTCGCTGCCCAGCTGGTCGACCGCGCGATCCAGCTCCCCGGGCTGCCCGTCGCCGAGCGCCCGCTGCGCCATCTCGTGGAGGTGCGGGTGCTCGGCCACCCAGTCGACGTAGCCGCCCACGATGCTGTGGATGATGTCGTCGATGCTGCCGGTGAGGACCAGGGTCGAGTCGAGGCGCTCGCGGATCATCCCGACGATGTGGAGCTGGACGGCCCGGTTGAGGTCGACCCGGTTGCTGAACAGGCGGTACACGACGGTGCGCACGAGCCCGGCGCGTTCGGCGATCTGCTGGACCCGCAGCTCGCTGCCGAGCGGCCGCTCCTCGATGAGGTCGATGGCCGCCTCGAGCACGTGCAGCCGCCGTTCCTCGTTGTGACCGGCCCACCGCAGCTGCCGGCCGTCGAGACCGGGGACGCGGGGCACCTGCGGCATGGCCTGAACTGTATCCCCGCGACAGCTCCGCGACCGGGCGCGGGACTTCCGCGAAGTGAGGTGCGATCGGCTCCGGCTCAGGCGACGTCGGCGACGGTCGAGCGCAGGCCGTGCGACGAGCCGAGCAGCAGGGCGTCGACGACGCCCTGGACGTCGTCGGCCATCGGGACGTGCCCGCTCCCCTCGAGCCAGATGTGCTCGGCGCCGGGAAGCTGGTTGCG includes these proteins:
- a CDS encoding TetR/AcrR family transcriptional regulator, whose protein sequence is MPQVPRVPGLDGRQLRWAGHNEERRLHVLEAAIDLIEERPLGSELRVQQIAERAGLVRTVVYRLFSNRVDLNRAVQLHIVGMIRERLDSTLVLTGSIDDIIHSIVGGYVDWVAEHPHLHEMAQRALGDGQPGELDRAVDQLGSDVSTLFQAGATILGHELDDDQLTTLDLLVVGLLGQVRGSVNQWVRRPERTVSPRALTEMLSRWIWYQIDGQAREMDLVLDPTVPVDRLAGAVGAKGAS